Genomic window (Bacillus sp. BGMRC 2118):
CTAGTTTTTTTGATTGAATTAGGACTTAATACTTTCCTCCTTAAAACTCTACTAAGGGAAGAATAAAATACCATTTCATAACAAAATATAATAAAAATATTCATGTTGAAATTTGAGTTAGTTGGGGGATTTTATGGATCATCATTCTGCAAAATTAACAGCAAATGAAAAAGCATACTTATGGACGAATTATATGGTTGATAGCATGGCAGTTTGTTGTCTATCTTATTACATTGAAAAATGCGAAGACAGTGAGATACGTGATGTTTTAACATTTGCTTTAGATTTATCTAAGAAGCATACTCAATTTGTCAGTGAGCTTTTTACTAGTGAAAACTATCCTGTACCGATTGGATTTACTGACCAAGATGTCAACCTTCATGCACCGAAGCTATTTTCGGATGATTTTGTATTACTATACTTACATAACTTAGCAAATGAAGGACTCATGTTTTATTCTAAAGCTCTTAGTATGACTGCAAGAAATGATGTTCACGAATTCTATGTGAAATGTATTAGTTCCTCGACTGAACTGAATACCCGCACAAAGCAATTACTGCTATCAAAAGGGTTATATATACGACCGCCTTATATTCCTGATGAAAATCATCCGGAGATGATTCAAAAGCTCGGCTTTATGAAAGGCTTTCTCGGTGAGCAGCGACCATTGATTTCAATGGAAATAACCAATTTATATTTTAACCTTATTACGCTGGAAGTTGTAAAGACACTTATGATTGGTTTTGCACAAGTAGCCGAAACAAAAGATGTGAAGGATTTCATTGATCGTGGTAAAGAGCTATGTATGAAAAGTTCACAACTGTTAAGTTCCATATTAGAAAAAGAAGAGTTACCGGCTGCTAAGCCATGGTACACACATGTAACAGACTCAACAGAATCTCCTTTCTCCGATAAACTTCTGATGTTCCACGGAGCCGTACTTAACTCTGGTGGTGTTGAACAGTTTGGATTCAGCTTAGCATCTTCCCTAAGAAGAGATATCGGTGCAAGATATGCACAACTAATTACTGAAATGATGACCTATTCAGATGATGGAATGAACTTAATGATTAAGCATCAATGGATGGAGCAACCTCCAATGAACATTGATAGAGGAGAATTGACATAATATGCAGAAATTAATGACCCTACCAGCCTTGTTAGTCCTTGACGTACAAAACGGTTTTGATGATCCGTACTGGGGAAAGAGAAACAATCCAGAGGCAGAAGAAAATATTTCCCGTCTACAAGAGGTGTGGAGACAAAAGAACGGTACCATTATTTATACACAGCATCTATCCTTACAGCCAAAATCTCCTCTTCATCATACAAAAAAAGAGGGAACAGCCTTCAAGGATGAAGTAACACCACTGCCAAGTGAAAAGGTTTTCACGAAAAATGTAAATAGCGGTTTTATCGGAACCGAGTTACAATCCTATTTAACTGAACATCAATTAAATACGGTTGTAATCACTGGTCTTTCTACACAGCATTGTGTGTCTACAACCACTCGCATGAGTTCAAATCTGGGATTTCAAACATTTCTTGTTAGCGATGCAATTGCTGCATTTGAGATTACTGACTCCTATGGGAAGCTTCATTCTGCTGAAACTGTGCAAGAACTAGAATTAGCCATGCTTCATAAAGAATTTGCTACGATTATAACCACGAATGAGATCATACAAGAAGTAACAAATTCTCATTAGCAACGACATGATTCGTTGCTTTTTATATTGCTCCAATATAAAGAAGCTAGTAAAATAGAACTATAAACAAGTAAAGGGGATAGAATATTGCGTAAAACGACATTGTTTTTTATAAATGAAGAGGTGAAAACAACAAACTAAAAGGAGTCAAATAAATGACAATCAATTACTCAAACTTTTTTCATGGAAATCTTGTAAGACTGACTGCACCCAAACAAAGTGATGTTGATATCATGGCTGCATGGCACGAAGATGCTGAATTTTTACGAAATGTAGATACGGATGTGGCCAAAATTAAATCCATTCAGCAATTAGAAGAAGAAGAAAGACGTCATTCTACTAGTTTTTATTTCAGAGTGAGAACACTTGAAGAGGACAAATTAATCGGATTTGTTGTCATTCATAGTGTCGAATGGAACAACCGATCCGGCATGCTTGCGATAGGAATTGGCGATGCTGCCTATCGTGGCAGGGGGTATGGTACAGATGCAATAAAACTCATTTTACAATATGCTTTTCATGAATTGAACCTAAACCGGGTTGGATTGGATGTCATTGAGTATAACGAAAAAGGAATCCGTGCTTATGAAAAGGCAGGATTCAGGCAAGAAGGTAAAATGCGTGAAGCTGTTTTAAGAGATGGAAAAAACTATGATCGTGTTATCATGGGAATATTACGTTCCGAGTGGGAAGCACAAAAATAAATAGATGGCACTAGAGTTTTACCAACTAATACATTACGTTTCCACCAATATACATTTTATTAACAACTAGATTTCGAGTATAATAGGTAAGATGTTAAGATGAGCGGAGAGAGTGCATATGAGAAAATTAGTATATGGGATTTTAATTGTCTTTGTCGTACTTCTTTCGACATTCTCATTATTTCCTATTAATCGTATTATGGCCAATGAAGTAATCGCTGATAAAGGGACCATCAGCCTTGAACATTGGGATTTTGAAGAAGATGGTACGATCAAACTAAGAGGAGATTGGGGAGTTTTCTGGAAAGAATTACGTAACCCTAACGATATAAAAAAAGAAGACGCTCATTTCGTGACTTTCCCTCATCATTGGGTGGGCAGCTCAATAAATGGAGAAGAACTGTCCGGTCAAGGTTATGCTACTTATTTTCTAGAAATTACAGTTAACGAAGATCAGATAGGAAAACCCATGGGGATCCATATCCCTGCCATCTCTAATGGCGCTAAGCTATGGATTAATAACGAGCTTAAGCTAGAGGTAGGAAAAATTGCTACAACAAAGGATGAATCTCAACCGGTCTTTGATCCATCTACCTTATACTTCACACCAGAACAGCCCTTAACAACTCTCGTACTACAGATAGCAAACTTTCACGAGAAAAAGGGCGGTATCTTTGAAGATATTATAGTAGGAAATGCCGATGATATAACAAAGCTGATCAACTCCCGTATTGGAAAGCAAATGTTTCTAGTTGGGGCACTCTCCATATTTGGGTTGTACCATATTATCATTTTCTTATTGAGGAAAAAAGATAAAGGTGCTTTGGCATTTGGTATTTTTAGCTTACTTATTAGTATCCGTACACTTATTGTAGGTGAAGCAATATTAATTGATATATTCCCGGACTTTTCATGGTTTTGGCACCGCAAACTGGAATATTGGTCCATAAGCGTAAATATAATCATGTTTCTTATCTTTTTATCTTATGTATTCCCTAAATACTCAAACAACAAGTTTTCTAAAACGATTCAGGTAATTGCTCTACTGTACTCAATATTTGTATTAGTTACGAGCCCGTCGGTTTTCACATACACAGTTCAATTTATACAGCTTATTATGGTGACGATGATTGGGTATGTCATTTTTGTTTTTTACCGTGAACTGAAAGATCATACACCAGGAGTAAAAGTGTTGCTTCTCTCTATGATAGTTCTGTCATTCACCATTACAAATGATATACTCTACTATAATGAAATCATCCATACTGGTGATTTTACAAGTATCGGATTTTTATTCTTTATTATTGCACAGTCAACGATTCTTGCCATAACGTATGCCAATACGTTCAAGAAAGTAGAAGCAATGTCTTCTAGCCTTCAGGAATTAAACAATACTCTAGAAGAGAAAGTTCAACTACGTACAGCAGAGTTAAAGCAATCTCAAAGTGAATTAGAACAGGCTAATTCGAAGCTGCAAGAACTTTCAAATTTAGATAGTTTAACAAACATACCAAATCGTAGATCGTTAGATGCGAGATTCCAAAAAATATGGAAAGAGACACAAAATACAAACGCAACACTTACCATA
Coding sequences:
- a CDS encoding diguanylate cyclase, producing MRKLVYGILIVFVVLLSTFSLFPINRIMANEVIADKGTISLEHWDFEEDGTIKLRGDWGVFWKELRNPNDIKKEDAHFVTFPHHWVGSSINGEELSGQGYATYFLEITVNEDQIGKPMGIHIPAISNGAKLWINNELKLEVGKIATTKDESQPVFDPSTLYFTPEQPLTTLVLQIANFHEKKGGIFEDIIVGNADDITKLINSRIGKQMFLVGALSIFGLYHIIIFLLRKKDKGALAFGIFSLLISIRTLIVGEAILIDIFPDFSWFWHRKLEYWSISVNIIMFLIFLSYVFPKYSNNKFSKTIQVIALLYSIFVLVTSPSVFTYTVQFIQLIMVTMIGYVIFVFYRELKDHTPGVKVLLLSMIVLSFTITNDILYYNEIIHTGDFTSIGFLFFIIAQSTILAITYANTFKKVEAMSSSLQELNNTLEEKVQLRTAELKQSQSELEQANSKLQELSNLDSLTNIPNRRSLDARFQKIWKETQNTNATLTIFMIDVDCFKLYNDTYGHLLGDDILKVVAKTLSITANEHDGFLARYGGEEFFLLFVNKTIEEATRIGKQLNQSIYNLNIEHKTSTASDRLTISVGMTQVTSSEELNREDVISQADQALYGAKQAGRNRVCCYQDKEVIKL
- a CDS encoding GNAT family N-acetyltransferase, whose translation is MTINYSNFFHGNLVRLTAPKQSDVDIMAAWHEDAEFLRNVDTDVAKIKSIQQLEEEERRHSTSFYFRVRTLEEDKLIGFVVIHSVEWNNRSGMLAIGIGDAAYRGRGYGTDAIKLILQYAFHELNLNRVGLDVIEYNEKGIRAYEKAGFRQEGKMREAVLRDGKNYDRVIMGILRSEWEAQK
- a CDS encoding cysteine hydrolase translates to MQKLMTLPALLVLDVQNGFDDPYWGKRNNPEAEENISRLQEVWRQKNGTIIYTQHLSLQPKSPLHHTKKEGTAFKDEVTPLPSEKVFTKNVNSGFIGTELQSYLTEHQLNTVVITGLSTQHCVSTTTRMSSNLGFQTFLVSDAIAAFEITDSYGKLHSAETVQELELAMLHKEFATIITTNEIIQEVTNSH
- a CDS encoding DUF3231 family protein; protein product: MDHHSAKLTANEKAYLWTNYMVDSMAVCCLSYYIEKCEDSEIRDVLTFALDLSKKHTQFVSELFTSENYPVPIGFTDQDVNLHAPKLFSDDFVLLYLHNLANEGLMFYSKALSMTARNDVHEFYVKCISSSTELNTRTKQLLLSKGLYIRPPYIPDENHPEMIQKLGFMKGFLGEQRPLISMEITNLYFNLITLEVVKTLMIGFAQVAETKDVKDFIDRGKELCMKSSQLLSSILEKEELPAAKPWYTHVTDSTESPFSDKLLMFHGAVLNSGGVEQFGFSLASSLRRDIGARYAQLITEMMTYSDDGMNLMIKHQWMEQPPMNIDRGELT